The following coding sequences are from one Streptomyces sp. NBC_01485 window:
- a CDS encoding ribokinase: protein MYDYDLLVVGSANADLVIDVERRPGAGETVLGGDLAVHPGGKGANQAVAAARLGARTALLARVGDDAYGRLLLDSQRAAGVDTVGVLVGGAPTGVALITVDPSGDNSIVVSPGANGRLTPEDVRAAAPLFHTSRVVSAQLEIPLETVVEVVKVVRDLAPGSRFVLNPSPPRPLPAEVLAACDPLIVNEHEAKVLLGEAGGSPSGGEEPEDWARVLLAKGPKSVVVTLGSRGALVASAEGVARVASVKVDAVDTTGAGDSFTAALAWKLGTGSSLAEAAAYAARVGAAAVTRRGAQESFPTAEEVEALCCAFPGDNPRTPGRKSSPEGTAGETLRGDHQ, encoded by the coding sequence ATGTACGACTACGACCTGCTGGTCGTAGGGTCGGCCAACGCCGACCTGGTGATCGACGTCGAGCGGCGCCCGGGTGCCGGTGAGACGGTTCTGGGCGGCGACCTGGCCGTCCACCCCGGCGGCAAGGGCGCGAACCAGGCCGTGGCGGCCGCCCGCCTCGGGGCCCGCACGGCCCTGCTGGCCCGGGTCGGCGACGACGCGTACGGCCGGCTGCTGCTCGACTCGCAGCGGGCGGCCGGGGTCGACACGGTGGGCGTCCTGGTGGGCGGGGCGCCGACCGGGGTCGCGCTGATCACCGTGGACCCGTCGGGCGACAACAGCATCGTGGTGTCGCCGGGCGCGAACGGGCGTCTGACGCCGGAGGACGTCCGGGCCGCCGCCCCTCTCTTCCACACCTCCCGGGTGGTGTCGGCCCAGTTGGAGATTCCGCTGGAGACGGTCGTGGAGGTCGTGAAGGTCGTACGGGATCTGGCGCCGGGCAGCCGCTTCGTGCTGAACCCGTCTCCGCCGCGCCCGTTGCCGGCCGAGGTGCTGGCGGCGTGCGACCCGCTGATCGTCAACGAGCACGAGGCGAAGGTGCTCCTGGGTGAGGCGGGCGGGAGTCCTTCGGGAGGCGAGGAACCCGAGGACTGGGCACGGGTGTTGCTCGCGAAGGGGCCCAAGTCGGTGGTCGTGACGCTGGGTTCGCGGGGCGCGTTGGTCGCCTCGGCGGAGGGCGTTGCGCGGGTGGCGTCGGTGAAGGTGGACGCCGTGGACACGACGGGTGCGGGTGACTCCTTCACGGCGGCGCTGGCGTGGAAGCTGGGCACGGGCTCGTCCCTGGCCGAGGCCGCGGCGTACGCGGCACGGGTCGGGGCGGCGGCGGTGACCCGGCGGGGCGCGCAGGAGTCGTTCCCGACGGCGGAGGAGGTCGAGGCTCTGTGCTGTGCCTTCCCGGGGGACAACCCCCGGACCCCCGGCCGGAAAAGCAGCCCGGAGGGGACGGCCGGAGAGACCTTGCGAGGCGACCACCAGTGA
- the rbsD gene encoding D-ribose pyranase, with amino-acid sequence MKKAGILNRQLSGALAELGHGDGVLVCDAGMPIPDGPRVVDLAFRAGVPSFAEVVEGLLAELVVEGATAAAEVREANPAAAGLLAGHFAELTFVSHEELKRLSAGARLVVRTGEARPYANVLLRCGVFF; translated from the coding sequence GTGAAGAAGGCCGGGATTCTCAACCGTCAACTCTCCGGGGCGCTGGCCGAGTTGGGGCACGGGGACGGGGTGCTGGTGTGCGACGCCGGCATGCCGATACCGGACGGGCCCCGGGTCGTGGACCTCGCTTTCCGGGCGGGGGTGCCGTCGTTCGCGGAGGTGGTCGAGGGGCTGCTCGCCGAGCTGGTCGTGGAGGGCGCCACGGCGGCGGCGGAGGTCCGGGAGGCGAATCCGGCGGCGGCCGGACTGCTGGCGGGGCACTTCGCGGAGCTGACGTTCGTCTCGCACGAGGAGCTGAAGAGGCTGTCGGCGGGGGCGCGACTGGTGGTGCGCACGGGTGAGGCGCGGCCGTACGCGAACGTGCTGCTGCGGTGCGGGGTCTTCTTCTGA
- a CDS encoding esterase/lipase family protein: MSETTEPNVGTFTLGAAPTAERATPVEVPEHEEWPLPNGFAWVFPGDGNDTGGLVRPVIMADGFNLGRSKLDELYQGLESGYPFVSELRRRGRDVILLGFEERSASILDNAQAAEALILEAIGRRVGDARLVVGGFSMGGIVTRYALAKLETQRMDHQTELYFSYDSPHRGASIPVGVQAFSHFIPFPNDFARQMDSPAARQMLWRHYDKDTGKIGVAPERTHFLAALERFGGWPMIPRKIAVANGRADGVGLPDVLPGEVALRIDQIYPGTTFYTQAQGDDVTVAYLNRRFPKADDTITTSGFPELDGAPGGTLHTYKILADAMRKLGGTVDLRHEEVCFVPSVSAVAIRDVERQDDLYARIDELPQEESELDEFLCSPTTTAHTAITEELCTWLLARLPK, from the coding sequence ATGTCCGAGACGACCGAGCCCAACGTCGGTACGTTCACCCTCGGCGCCGCGCCGACCGCCGAACGCGCCACCCCGGTCGAGGTACCGGAACACGAGGAATGGCCGCTGCCGAACGGCTTCGCCTGGGTCTTCCCCGGCGACGGCAACGACACCGGCGGCCTCGTCCGGCCCGTGATCATGGCCGACGGCTTCAACCTCGGCCGCAGCAAACTCGACGAGCTCTACCAGGGGCTGGAGAGCGGCTACCCGTTCGTCAGCGAGCTGCGCCGGCGCGGCAGGGACGTGATCCTGCTCGGCTTCGAGGAGCGCAGCGCGTCCATCCTGGACAACGCGCAGGCGGCCGAGGCCCTCATCCTGGAGGCGATCGGCCGCCGTGTCGGTGACGCCCGGCTGGTCGTCGGCGGCTTCAGCATGGGCGGCATCGTCACCCGCTACGCGCTGGCCAAGCTGGAGACGCAGCGGATGGACCACCAGACCGAGCTGTACTTCTCGTACGACAGCCCGCACCGGGGCGCGTCCATCCCGGTCGGCGTGCAGGCGTTCTCGCACTTCATCCCGTTCCCGAACGACTTCGCGAGGCAGATGGACAGCCCGGCCGCGCGCCAGATGCTGTGGCGGCACTACGACAAGGACACCGGCAAGATCGGCGTAGCCCCCGAGCGCACGCACTTCCTGGCCGCGCTGGAGCGGTTCGGCGGCTGGCCGATGATCCCGCGCAAGATCGCCGTCGCCAACGGCCGCGCGGACGGGGTCGGCCTGCCCGACGTACTGCCCGGCGAGGTCGCGCTGCGGATCGACCAGATCTACCCCGGCACCACCTTCTACACCCAGGCCCAGGGCGACGACGTGACGGTCGCCTACCTGAACCGCAGGTTCCCCAAGGCCGATGACACCATCACGACCAGCGGCTTCCCGGAGCTGGACGGCGCGCCGGGCGGCACGCTGCACACGTACAAGATCCTCGCCGACGCGATGCGCAAGCTCGGCGGCACGGTGGATCTGCGGCACGAGGAGGTGTGCTTCGTCCCGTCGGTGAGCGCGGTCGCGATCCGCGACGTCGAGCGGCAGGACGACCTGTACGCGCGGATCGACGAACTCCCGCAGGAGGAGAGCGAGTTGGACGAATTCCTCTGCTCTCCCACGACCACCGCGCACACGGCCATCACCGAGGAACTGTGCACGTGGCTGCTGGCCCGCCTCCCCAAGTGA
- a CDS encoding helix-turn-helix domain-containing protein: MTKPRAPRTQREKYGEELRLRRIAAGLTQEELADQVFCSPTLISHFEAGRRLPRQADARLIDRALGTDGFFLRWLEELENRYARHFSAVAELERKAVMIQQFAPTLIPGIYQTPDYARAVFRAYRPNYTTEEIDREVVIRTERADVVNGSSRPVLWTLLDEAVLRRPVGGPKVMAEQLWKMADLAEEGRVRLHVLPYRIGAYAIQEGLLTLMSFEKAATVAYMEGFGIGQLVKGRARVSECQTAYELVLGEALPQQESLAFVKSVAEEHAHDQQ; this comes from the coding sequence ATGACCAAGCCTCGTGCGCCACGAACACAACGGGAGAAGTACGGGGAGGAGCTGAGACTGCGGCGCATCGCGGCCGGCCTCACGCAGGAGGAACTGGCCGATCAGGTCTTCTGCTCTCCCACTCTGATCAGCCACTTCGAGGCGGGCAGGCGGCTTCCCAGGCAGGCCGACGCAAGGCTGATCGACCGGGCGCTGGGGACGGACGGGTTCTTCCTCCGCTGGCTGGAGGAGTTGGAGAACCGGTACGCGAGGCACTTCTCCGCAGTCGCCGAGCTTGAGCGAAAAGCGGTGATGATCCAGCAGTTCGCACCCACCTTGATTCCGGGGATCTACCAGACCCCCGACTACGCACGGGCTGTGTTCCGCGCCTACCGGCCCAACTACACAACCGAGGAGATTGACAGGGAAGTTGTCATTCGAACGGAGCGTGCCGATGTAGTGAACGGCTCGTCGCGTCCCGTCCTGTGGACGCTGCTCGACGAGGCCGTGCTCAGACGCCCGGTCGGCGGGCCAAAGGTCATGGCCGAACAGCTATGGAAAATGGCGGACTTGGCAGAGGAAGGACGCGTGCGGCTCCATGTGCTCCCCTACAGGATCGGGGCGTACGCGATCCAAGAGGGCCTGCTCACGCTGATGAGCTTCGAGAAGGCGGCCACGGTGGCCTACATGGAAGGGTTTGGCATCGGGCAACTCGTAAAAGGCCGAGCACGGGTGAGTGAGTGTCAGACGGCGTACGAGCTGGTGCTCGGTGAAGCGTTGCCGCAGCAGGAGTCACTGGCCTTCGTCAAGTCCGTAGCGGAGGAACACGCGCATGACCAGCAGTGA
- a CDS encoding DUF397 domain-containing protein, with protein MTSSEPITLTGWYKSSHSGGSGNECLEVARGHAGVPVRDSKAVSGPAVVFSGRGWSEFVGAVKEGLR; from the coding sequence ATGACCAGCAGTGAGCCCATCACCCTCACCGGGTGGTACAAGTCCAGCCACAGCGGCGGCAGTGGGAACGAGTGCCTCGAAGTCGCCCGTGGCCACGCTGGTGTGCCCGTCCGCGACAGCAAGGCCGTCAGCGGTCCGGCGGTGGTCTTCTCGGGGCGCGGATGGTCGGAGTTCGTCGGGGCGGTCAAGGAGGGGCTTCGCTAG
- a CDS encoding Arc family DNA-binding protein produces the protein MADVMIRVPAEVRDQLAAVAEARGTSLRALMQDIAAQTLTPEQIRERADRTRTLLAERFGHHVSDEESAEMRRKMREASAAHRAALAGTAGTEPSP, from the coding sequence ATGGCCGACGTGATGATCCGTGTACCCGCCGAAGTCCGTGACCAGCTCGCCGCCGTCGCCGAGGCGCGGGGCACCAGCCTTCGTGCCCTCATGCAGGACATAGCCGCTCAGACGCTGACTCCCGAGCAGATCAGGGAACGGGCCGACCGCACCCGCACGCTGCTCGCCGAGCGCTTCGGGCACCACGTGTCGGACGAGGAGTCCGCCGAGATGCGGCGCAAGATGCGGGAGGCCTCCGCCGCTCACCGCGCCGCCCTGGCCGGGACGGCCGGGACGGAGCCGTCCCCTTGA
- a CDS encoding sugar phosphate isomerase/epimerase family protein, which produces MTVKQLSMPELVDACVQLGVPAVGLWREPVQTYGVEATAELVRDAGLTVTTLCRGGFFTAIDPAERATALSDNRRAIDEAAALGTEVLVLVSGGLPPGSKDLHGARERIADALAELGPYAENHGVKLAIEPLHPMYAADRCVVSTLTQALDLAERFPAHQVGVAVDTYHIWWDDQAPAQIARAGATGRIHTFQLADWTTPLPEGVLTGRGQIGDGTIDMREWQAYVETAGYTGAIEVELFNDGLWARDGREVLAETAARFVKHTA; this is translated from the coding sequence ATGACGGTGAAGCAGTTGTCGATGCCCGAACTGGTCGACGCGTGCGTGCAGTTGGGCGTGCCGGCGGTCGGCCTGTGGCGCGAGCCGGTCCAGACGTACGGCGTGGAGGCGACCGCCGAACTGGTCCGCGACGCGGGCCTCACGGTGACGACGCTGTGCCGGGGCGGCTTCTTCACGGCGATCGACCCGGCCGAACGCGCGACGGCCCTGTCCGACAACCGCCGGGCGATCGACGAGGCCGCGGCCCTGGGCACCGAGGTGCTGGTCCTCGTCTCCGGCGGCCTCCCGCCCGGCTCGAAGGACCTGCACGGCGCACGGGAACGCATCGCGGACGCACTGGCGGAGCTGGGCCCCTACGCCGAGAACCACGGCGTGAAACTGGCCATCGAGCCCCTCCACCCCATGTACGCCGCCGACCGCTGCGTGGTCTCCACCCTCACCCAGGCCCTGGACCTGGCCGAACGCTTCCCCGCCCACCAGGTAGGCGTGGCCGTGGACACGTACCACATCTGGTGGGACGACCAGGCCCCGGCCCAGATCGCCCGCGCCGGCGCGACCGGCCGCATCCACACCTTCCAACTCGCCGACTGGACCACCCCGTTGCCCGAGGGCGTTCTGACCGGCCGGGGCCAGATCGGCGACGGCACGATCGACATGCGCGAATGGCAGGCCTACGTGGAGACGGCCGGCTACACCGGCGCGATCGAGGTCGAACTGTTCAACGACGGGCTGTGGGCCCGCGACGGCCGCGAGGTGCTGGCGGAGACGGCGGCCCGGTTCGTGAAGCACACGGCGTAG
- a CDS encoding dihydrodipicolinate synthase family protein yields the protein MTIQLPDSAGDLRTYEPRTTPLPLTAGAPFTSRTVFSAAHVVADPFADVSPDSPAAVDWDATLAFRRHLWSHGLGVAEAMDTAQRGMGLDWAGAAELIRRSAAEARSVGGLIACGVGTDQLTAPASLAEVRTAYEEQLALVEESGARPILMASRALAAAATGPDDYLDVYGHLLRQSADPVILHWLGPMFDPALEGYWGSSDLDAATDTFLEVIAAHPDKVEGVKVSLLDAQREIDIRRRLPQGVRCYTGDDFNYPELIAGDEKGFSHALLGIFDPLGPLAAEAVRVLDTGDVAGFRELLDPTVELSRHLFQPPTRFYKTGVVFLAWLAGHQSHFTMVGGLQSARSLPHFARAYELADGLGLFPDPKLAEERMKTLLAQYGVTQ from the coding sequence GTGACGATCCAACTCCCGGACTCAGCAGGTGACTTGCGGACATACGAGCCCCGCACGACGCCCCTCCCCCTGACCGCCGGCGCCCCCTTCACCTCCCGTACGGTCTTCTCGGCGGCGCACGTCGTGGCGGACCCGTTCGCGGACGTGTCCCCCGATTCCCCCGCCGCCGTCGACTGGGACGCCACCCTCGCCTTCCGCCGCCACCTGTGGTCCCACGGCCTGGGCGTCGCCGAGGCGATGGACACCGCCCAGCGCGGCATGGGCCTGGACTGGGCCGGCGCGGCGGAGCTGATCCGCAGGTCGGCGGCGGAGGCCAGGTCGGTGGGCGGCCTGATCGCGTGCGGCGTGGGCACGGACCAGCTCACCGCTCCGGCGTCCCTCGCGGAGGTCCGGACGGCCTACGAGGAGCAGCTCGCGCTGGTGGAGGAGTCGGGCGCCCGCCCGATCCTGATGGCGTCCCGAGCCCTGGCAGCGGCGGCGACCGGCCCCGACGACTACCTGGACGTCTACGGCCACCTTCTCCGCCAGTCCGCCGACCCGGTGATCCTGCACTGGCTGGGCCCGATGTTCGACCCGGCGCTGGAGGGCTACTGGGGCTCGTCCGACCTGGACGCGGCGACGGACACGTTCCTGGAGGTCATCGCGGCCCACCCCGACAAGGTGGAGGGCGTCAAGGTCTCGCTCCTGGACGCCCAGCGCGAGATCGACATCCGCCGCAGACTCCCGCAGGGCGTCCGCTGCTACACGGGCGACGACTTCAACTATCCCGAGCTGATCGCGGGCGACGAGAAGGGCTTCAGCCACGCCCTGCTGGGCATCTTCGACCCCCTGGGCCCGCTGGCGGCGGAGGCGGTACGAGTCCTGGACACGGGCGACGTGGCAGGCTTCCGTGAACTCCTCGACCCCACGGTCGAGTTGTCCCGCCACCTCTTCCAGCCTCCCACCCGCTTCTACAAGACGGGCGTGGTCTTCCTGGCCTGGCTGGCCGGCCACCAGTCGCACTTCACGATGGTCGGCGGCCTCCAGTCGGCCCGCTCCCTCCCGCACTTCGCCCGCGCCTACGAACTCGCCGACGGCCTGGGCCTGTTCCCCGACCCGAAGCTGGCGGAGGAACGCATGAAGACCCTGCTGGCCCAGTACGGAGTAACGCAGTGA
- a CDS encoding Gfo/Idh/MocA family protein, which translates to MTRKTVRIAMNGVTGRMGYRQHLVRSILALREQGGLDLGDGTVLWPEPILVGRREHALRALAEQHGLDPENVSTDVDAVLADPTVEIYFDAQVTSAREEAIKKAIAAGKHVYTEKPTATGLDGALELARLANAAGIKHGVVQDKLFLPGLLKLKRLIDGGFFGRILSVRGEFGYWVFEGDWQAAQRPSWNYRAEDGGGIVVDMFPHWEYVLHELFGRVKSVQAIATTHIPQRWDENDKPYDATADDAAYGIFELEGGAIAQINSSWAVRVARDELVEFQVDGTEGSAVAGLRNCRVQHRSTTPKPVWNPDIPATYSFRDQWQEVPDNGEFDNGFKAQWELFLRHVYADAPYHWDLLAGARGVQLAELGLKSSLEGRRLDIPEVTL; encoded by the coding sequence GTGACACGCAAGACGGTGCGGATCGCCATGAACGGCGTGACGGGGCGCATGGGCTACCGCCAGCACCTCGTCCGCTCCATCCTGGCCCTGCGCGAACAGGGCGGCCTCGACCTCGGCGACGGCACCGTGCTGTGGCCGGAGCCGATCCTCGTCGGCCGCCGCGAGCACGCGCTGCGGGCGCTCGCCGAGCAGCACGGCCTGGACCCGGAGAACGTCTCCACGGACGTCGACGCGGTCCTCGCCGACCCGACCGTCGAGATCTACTTCGACGCCCAGGTGACGTCCGCCCGCGAGGAGGCGATCAAGAAGGCGATCGCGGCCGGCAAGCACGTCTACACGGAGAAGCCGACGGCGACCGGTCTCGACGGCGCCCTGGAACTGGCCCGCCTCGCCAATGCGGCCGGCATCAAGCACGGCGTCGTCCAGGACAAGCTGTTCCTCCCGGGTCTGCTCAAGCTGAAGCGCCTCATCGACGGGGGCTTCTTCGGCCGGATCCTGTCCGTCCGGGGCGAGTTCGGCTACTGGGTCTTCGAGGGCGACTGGCAGGCCGCTCAGCGCCCGTCCTGGAACTACCGCGCGGAGGACGGCGGCGGCATCGTCGTCGACATGTTCCCGCACTGGGAGTACGTGCTCCACGAGCTGTTCGGCCGCGTGAAGTCCGTCCAGGCCATCGCCACCACCCACATCCCGCAGCGCTGGGACGAGAACGACAAGCCCTACGACGCCACGGCCGACGACGCCGCCTACGGCATATTCGAACTCGAGGGCGGCGCGATCGCCCAGATCAACTCCTCCTGGGCGGTCCGCGTGGCCCGCGACGAACTGGTGGAGTTCCAGGTGGACGGCACGGAGGGCTCGGCGGTGGCCGGCCTGCGCAACTGCCGTGTCCAGCACCGCTCCACGACCCCCAAGCCGGTCTGGAACCCGGACATCCCCGCCACCTACTCCTTCCGCGACCAGTGGCAGGAGGTGCCCGACAACGGCGAGTTCGACAACGGCTTCAAGGCCCAGTGGGAACTGTTCCTGCGGCACGTCTACGCCGACGCCCCCTACCACTGGGACCTGCTGGCCGGCGCCCGCGGCGTCCAACTCGCCGAGCTGGGCCTGAAGTCCTCGCTGGAGGGCCGCCGCCTCGACATCCCGGAGGTCACGCTGTGA
- a CDS encoding sugar phosphate isomerase/epimerase family protein has protein sequence MKLAFSTLGVPGLPVPEVLALASAHGYHGVELRAHPEEPVHPGIGPEERAGVAAAFEAAGVEVLGIAGYARVAAPGDDAAVVEEVRTLIDLAVDLGAPYVRVFPGGADGQTDADAVAARRLGTAAEYAADRDVRILLETHDSHRTGAAAIRVLGPVGHRQVGALWDVMHTWLGGEQPQETYAALSPYLGYVQVKDISSAEDTTPLALGAGGLPLAECVEVLARHGWDGWLCWEYEKRWYEAAAPLPGLLGRGREYLGRLLNDSA, from the coding sequence ATGAAGCTCGCCTTCTCCACCCTCGGTGTTCCAGGGCTGCCGGTACCGGAGGTGCTGGCGCTCGCGTCCGCGCACGGGTACCACGGGGTCGAACTGCGCGCCCATCCGGAGGAGCCGGTTCATCCCGGGATCGGGCCGGAAGAGCGGGCCGGGGTGGCCGCCGCGTTCGAGGCGGCGGGGGTGGAGGTGCTGGGGATCGCCGGGTACGCGCGGGTCGCGGCTCCCGGGGACGACGCGGCGGTCGTGGAGGAGGTCAGGACGCTGATCGACCTCGCCGTGGACCTCGGGGCGCCGTACGTCCGTGTCTTCCCGGGCGGGGCCGACGGGCAGACGGACGCCGACGCCGTCGCCGCGCGCAGGCTCGGCACGGCCGCGGAGTACGCCGCCGACCGCGACGTACGCATCCTGCTGGAGACCCACGACTCGCACCGCACGGGCGCCGCCGCCATCCGCGTCCTCGGGCCGGTCGGGCACCGGCAGGTGGGCGCGCTGTGGGACGTCATGCACACCTGGCTGGGCGGCGAGCAGCCGCAGGAGACGTACGCGGCGCTGTCCCCGTACCTCGGATACGTCCAGGTCAAGGACATCTCCTCGGCCGAGGACACCACCCCGCTGGCGCTGGGCGCCGGGGGGCTGCCGCTCGCCGAGTGCGTGGAGGTGCTGGCGCGGCACGGCTGGGACGGGTGGCTGTGCTGGGAGTACGAGAAACGCTGGTACGAGGCGGCGGCGCCGCTGCCGGGTCTGCTGGGACGCGGGCGGGAGTATCTGGGACGGCTGCTCAACGACTCGGCGTGA
- a CDS encoding sensor histidine kinase, producing the protein MPVSAKPVYSARVLRNRGLVDVGLALAFAVASMLLGRERVLPPGWEPLDSFGYALTALVNLPVAARRRAPVAVCLIVGTAWAGYIYAGYWPVVNCLAPMLALYTVAAARSLRTALGCAALTGGVWLYAGLSAQASSMATVTVQAVVFPLVMCRFGHAAQVSADRGDQLALLTEQLRREQAERARRAVAEEQGRIARELHDVVAHHMSVISVQAGMAGYVFGSDPGAAHDALRTISDTSREGLEELRRMLAVLRTDDNGDGKGPAPYDSVPGLGRLDEMAGRIRAAGVPVELTVTGRPRPLAPGVELCAYRVVQEALTNVLKHAHTARAVVVVAYEARQLSVTVTDDGGAKQRTDPDRILPGAGHGLIGMRERARLYGGTVDIGPRPEGGFGVRLTLPTSASATPQGDETRT; encoded by the coding sequence ATGCCTGTCTCCGCCAAGCCGGTCTACTCTGCGCGCGTGCTGCGGAACAGAGGGCTGGTGGACGTGGGCTTGGCGCTGGCTTTCGCAGTGGCGAGCATGCTGCTCGGGCGCGAGCGGGTCCTGCCGCCCGGCTGGGAGCCGCTCGACTCCTTCGGCTATGCGCTGACCGCACTGGTCAATCTGCCCGTCGCCGCCCGCCGCCGGGCCCCCGTCGCCGTCTGCCTGATCGTAGGCACCGCGTGGGCCGGCTACATATACGCCGGCTACTGGCCGGTGGTGAACTGCCTCGCGCCGATGCTGGCGCTCTACACCGTCGCCGCCGCGCGCTCGCTGCGCACGGCGCTGGGCTGCGCGGCGCTGACGGGCGGGGTGTGGCTGTATGCGGGGCTGAGCGCCCAGGCGAGTTCCATGGCCACGGTGACCGTGCAAGCGGTGGTGTTCCCTCTGGTCATGTGCCGGTTCGGTCACGCGGCCCAGGTGTCCGCCGATCGGGGCGACCAACTGGCCCTACTGACCGAGCAACTGCGCCGTGAGCAGGCGGAACGTGCCCGGCGAGCGGTCGCCGAGGAGCAGGGCCGCATAGCGCGCGAGCTGCATGACGTGGTCGCCCACCACATGTCGGTGATCTCGGTGCAGGCCGGGATGGCCGGATACGTCTTCGGCTCCGACCCCGGCGCGGCACACGACGCGTTGCGCACGATCAGCGACACCAGCCGGGAGGGGCTGGAGGAGCTGCGCCGCATGCTGGCCGTCCTGCGCACCGACGACAACGGCGACGGCAAGGGCCCGGCTCCGTACGACTCCGTGCCCGGCCTCGGTCGGCTCGACGAGATGGCCGGACGCATCCGGGCCGCAGGGGTACCGGTGGAGTTGACCGTCACCGGGCGGCCACGCCCGCTCGCACCGGGCGTGGAGCTGTGCGCGTACCGAGTGGTGCAGGAGGCGCTGACGAACGTACTCAAGCATGCGCATACGGCGCGGGCGGTCGTCGTGGTCGCGTACGAAGCACGGCAGCTGTCGGTGACCGTCACGGACGACGGCGGCGCGAAACAGCGTACAGATCCGGACAGAATCCTTCCGGGCGCCGGACACGGCTTGATCGGCATGCGCGAGCGCGCAAGGCTCTACGGCGGGACGGTGGACATCGGCCCCCGGCCCGAGGGGGGCTTCGGCGTCCGGCTGACGCTGCCCACCTCGGCGTCGGCCACGCCTCAGGGGGACGAGACACGCACATGA
- a CDS encoding response regulator transcription factor, producing the protein MTRVLVVDDQFLIRAGLVGLLRAAPGIEVVGEAADGAEAVEQAAATSPDVVLMDIRMPGMSGITATERILAGADGAGPPPRILVLTTFDLDEYVYAALRAGASGFLLKDAGPERLLAAVAAVAGGDTLFAPSVTRRLIEALAPHNRAAEPSADLAVLTAREVEVLRLIAQGLSNMDIADHLFISEATVKTHLNRTMSKLDLGSRAQAVVLAYETGLVKPGPAGLPG; encoded by the coding sequence ATGACGAGGGTGCTTGTCGTCGACGACCAGTTCCTGATCCGGGCCGGACTCGTGGGGCTGTTGCGCGCCGCACCCGGCATCGAGGTCGTCGGTGAGGCGGCCGACGGGGCGGAGGCCGTCGAGCAGGCGGCGGCGACGAGCCCCGACGTGGTCCTGATGGACATCCGCATGCCGGGCATGAGCGGCATCACCGCCACCGAACGGATCCTGGCCGGGGCGGACGGCGCGGGGCCGCCGCCCAGGATCCTGGTGCTGACCACGTTCGACCTCGACGAGTACGTCTACGCCGCGCTGCGCGCGGGAGCGTCCGGCTTCCTGCTCAAGGACGCCGGCCCCGAGCGGCTGCTCGCCGCCGTGGCGGCGGTCGCGGGCGGCGACACACTCTTCGCGCCGAGCGTGACCAGGCGGCTGATCGAGGCTCTCGCCCCCCATAACCGGGCGGCGGAGCCGTCGGCCGATCTGGCGGTCCTCACGGCGCGCGAGGTGGAGGTGCTCCGGCTGATCGCGCAGGGGTTGTCGAACATGGACATCGCCGACCATCTGTTCATCAGCGAGGCGACCGTCAAGACGCATCTGAACCGCACCATGTCCAAGCTCGACCTCGGCAGCCGCGCGCAGGCGGTGGTGCTGGCGTACGAGACCGGGTTGGTGAAACCGGGGCCCGCAGGTCTTCCTGGCTGA